Below is a genomic region from Rosa chinensis cultivar Old Blush chromosome 5, RchiOBHm-V2, whole genome shotgun sequence.
GTTCTTAATTGCACTCTTTCACCTCTAGGAAATGCTGGGGAAGATGAATCTCTTCCCAGATGACTACCAGGCACACTGCCAGAAACCATAGTTGTTCTAATTTCGCTGGTGGGCAACTGATACTGTGCAGATGTAGGAGTTACTGTGGAAACATGAACAAGAGGAGACGCTGCGAAACCACCAGTTGAAATAGGTGCATGGTTTGGGTTATCTGTTGAAATACGAACAGTATGTGGCAACCCATGGTTTTCAGCTGCTACATTGAAGCTTGTTTTTAATGGTTGAGATGGATATGCAGCGGTTTGCGCAGCGTATTTCTTGGATTCATCCATCTACAAAAAGTCCAACATATCCTAAATTAGAGATTTAACAACTCAGAAGCACATTTGTGCCACCATAACATAGTCAAACAAAAACAGACTCTTAAGCTTCCAAACCAGCTGCTAGTTTACTCATTATCCTCAGTTCCTAACAGATTACACACAGCTACTTAAACAAAGATGAAACCTTTCAACAAACCCAACACAATAAATATGCAGTTGACCGCAAAGGGTATAGCTTCTCATCTATACCTACAGTTACAGTAAAACCAAGCCCAACCATCAACTAAGCCGAATAAATTTTCATAAATTCCAATCATATTAAGAATCGGTAGAGCTTATCAAATTGAAACACCAAATATAAACTATACAGAGGCCATTACCAACATCAAAATAATCGAAATGAAACCCTAACAAACAATCTCAAAACATAACAACAACCACACCCAATCACAAAATCGGCCCCTTACCTTCCTCTTAGTGAGTGCAAACTTCTCCGCAATCGTCAACTTGGGACCCCGAAACCCTAATCTCTGTTCATTGAGCTTGGCATTAAGCCCCAAATCCTCAATCACAGCCGAAATCGCATCCTTCGCCACAATCTCCTTGGGCGGCAAACCCTCGCACAGCTCCACCAGCTTTGCCCTAGCCTCCTCCATAAGCCCAATCTCCGGCTCCGTCGGCTTCTCTCCGCCTCGAATTTTCGCCATGGTCGACAAAGCCAGCACAATCTCCGCCACTCTCTTCAAGTCCCTCTCGCAATCGGGCCCCAATCTGGGCTTCTTGCTCAGCTGGGGCCCCAATTCTCCGCCGGCGCCGTTCTGAATCGGCCTCTTCTCAACCCTAGGCGGCTCGTCTGCGGCCAGATCCATGATTCAAAGCGCGAGGGAAGGGAGGGCCCGTGACGACGTCGTGTCGAGGGGCCGGGAAGGGAGGGAGGGGGTCCGGAGAAGCCCTAAGGGGGAGAGGCGTAGCCGTTGGGTTTGAAAAGAAGGGATTTTTGAGGTATTTGGCGGGTAAAATTCGTGGGTTTTTGGGTTAAAAAGGTGATTAAAATGAGGGAGGGAGTTTTTGGGAGTGAAGGAGAGAGATGCAAATAGGGAATTGGGTGCGTTCAAATTCAATGGGGGGCGAGCGAGCGAGCCAGCGAGCAGAGCGAGATTTATTGTCTCTCTCTGAACCGAGGGTTATTTTCGTCTTTCGATGTTATATATGCATGACCCGGTTCTCTTATTTTGAACCGGTTATGTTGGAGACGgactgttttttattttctttttccgttTTAACCCccaaaggattttttttttttttttttttgcttttttttctttgaataaacataaatttttttattgatacTTAAAGCTAGAATAGTCATTACATTCTCTTCCTCTACCTTCTATAGACAGATTTAGTTGTAGTGATACCATAATGGTACATAACGATAGACTACTCATTAACACATTATCGCTCACCTATAACTATGATAATATCAGGACAACGTTATGTACACATTTACGTTGTGGTAATATACCATAATAGTACATAATGATAGAGAAAAACTAAACTTTCTCCTTGCCTTTAgatcaactccaacagcttttccgtagtttgatttttctctattttagggaaaaattagtcttttttgctccaacagattctctataaaCTATCCTCATTTTAgagatagtgaggaaagagagagcaaaattccctaaatttacagcaatatctaaaattttaaggaacaATTATGAAGATtctagagattgctgtaaaataggaaATCTGTTGGGGTTGGAGAATAAAAATTATggaaagttttgacttttgcttccctatattacaataattatagagaaactgttggagttgctttaGAATGAGGGCTAGGAGGTTTACAAGGATAAGTTAATGTCAGCTACATTAGCCCAAATCCAAGAGCCCAAAGTACAATGTGCTCCATAAGCCCAATAGGTAGTCCCGCAAAAGACCTTCGGGGCTCAAAACATACAAGCCCAAAAACAGCTTCAAGCCCAGCTAGAGACATGACAAACCATAACTGCATTATATCGCGCCTCCAACATAGATGACATCTCGTGCTGGCCCAGCTGCCACCGCCTGACCATCAGCCACCGTGATAACAGGTCTCTACTCGCATAGAAAAGATTAGGAGGTTCAAGAGCAGCCTCCACTCGCATTTACATCCCCATTACTAGCATCCACTGTAACCATCGCAACAAGCATTGCGGCGCCTGCAACGGCGCCCTTCCACCCCACTATCGCCTTTAGCTTGACTGAAACACAAATTCCACCATAGCCTAGGACTACGCCATCGCGTCGAAACGAAGCAAACTCGAAGCCAATTGAACCGCCGCCCTCATTGAAAACACAGAGCCCAGCCTCCTCTGTAAACAAGGTTGCAACAGGCCTCTCCTCAAAATCGAGTTCGAGACACCAGAAATGTATCCTGTGTACAGGAATTTGGAAATCTGGCTGCCACCAAGACTTTAGGCTGAGCAGAAAGCTGTCCTCCCAAGAGGATGGTCCAACCATTGACGAACCAGAAGTATCATGACCATCTCCAACAAACACATTAGATCGGAGGAAGATGATCGAATCCAAAAGCTTTGGACTTAGAAGCCGGCCAGCACTGGTGACACGAGGAGACAAGACCACTACAAGAAATCTTAGCTTTTGCAACGGGTTTATATGCAAAGAACCAAAAATTCCTTGTATTTGGTGTGATTAAACAAAGAATGTTACCATTCCTTGTATTTGTTTGAGATAATATACAAAGAAGAGcagaattccttgcatttgggcTCCAGATATTTTAAAACCAATGAAGTCCTTGCAAATGTTTTTATAATCCTTGCATTGTTTTGAGCGGGAGATTTTAGCGCTCAACGAAAAAACTTAATACAAGGAGTTCACCATTTCCTTGTTTTTTAGAAACTAATATTGCAAGGATATAAGAAATTCCTTGTATGTAGCAAAAAAACAAGGGAACCAAGTCCTTGCTTCCTTCGCAGATATTAAATAGAACTAGAAACAGATCGAAGCTTCCTTTCTACTATCCCAAAAACCAAGTCTGAAAGCTCTCAATAATCTCTCAGGATCCCACGACGAACTCTTCCGAGTACCGCCGACGCTTCTTGTTGCCATCAATTTTCCTATTCGTCTTGGGCTCTAGAAGAAGGCCTTCATCTCTCCTGTCCCTGCTATCAATAATAGTTGTATTTAGGTTCTtctactctctctctttgaAGATTTAATCTTTAATAATTATGTTCTTGCGAATTGATGTATGGGATTTCTATTTCCGTACTCTGGGTTCTCTCTTCTTTATaccaatttgaaatttttatgatGTTTCTTTGTGTATCAGTGGTGATGAAAAGGTTTACAATTTGCTTAATATAAATGCTACAACAAAGACTATTGCCTAACTGTTTCAATTGCAAGTATACCAGAATGATCCTTTGACAATGTAAAGAatgaaaattgctaaaaaccCTTGTAAAGTTCATACCTTTGCAAACTCAGAGCTCTATCACAAAGAACTTTGCGGAAACCAAGTCGGCAAATGAAGGAAAGTATGAAAAATTAAGGAAGCTTTGTTTGGTTGGAGAGGAAGATTAAAGTGAAGTGGGGGCTTTCAATATTACGTTCATGAAAAATGGGGACTTGGAGAACTTGTATGTGGTAGAGGTTAGTTGTGTTGTTgtggcatatatatatttcacattgaTTACTAAGTACTGATTGGGTTAATCATACTTGAGCAACTAGCAAGGTGAAAGATGTATGATAATCTAGAGTTTTGCTGTGTGTATGAGTACTGAAGGAAAGGAATATATAAAAGATTCTCATCTTATAATAGTGTTTGAGCCTCTTTTATGAGATTTTGTTCTTAAAGGTCTGTTTTGTGATTCTTATTTGTGGATGTTTTGTGCTTATAATTTTACCTTGGGAATACAGTTGATGCAAACAATAATCACCATCTCAACTATATCCCTAAGGTGAGTAGAAAAAGGTCTTTGCTTTGATCCATATGTTCGGAGTTTGTTTTTCATTGCAGTGGACCATTGTTTTTGCAACCTTGTGTTTATAGTGTTAGACCTACCATAGATGGATCAATTATGTGCTGTGTAGTACAGCTTAGTTATGGCAATATAATAAGTGCGATCTTAAATAAGTTCATTAAATTGGAGAATAATGTACATTTGCTCCTTGTTTCCTTGTCTGCTAGGTTGATATTTATCTTTTAATCTTTTATGATTTACTCGGACTTGGTCATATGAGAGAAATTGTTGGCCTTTTGTTCTTTGCATATGATACAGGTAAAATATGTACATACAAAAGATAAGAATCATTTAGTTCAGCAAGGTTATGTTGTAAATTCCTCCAAAGATACACTGCAGACTGAAAATCATTgacattgattttgtttttctttcttcatttattCTCTGTTAATGGTTTCATACTTGggttttttttctcatatttctCAGGGGCTGAGTTAGAGATCATTTAGAGCCCTCATTATTGATCTTCATTTTCTTTGCTTTAAAATGTATGATGTTTATTGTTTGACACTTGGTAGAAGGACCAAAGAAATATACATGTCAATTTCTATAGAGTACTCTATGTTTGGTCTGTGTACCTcttgtattttttgtttttcctatgGAAGATGtttatttgaaaataaaagCATATTAGTTTGTATTTGAACTAAAAGGAATATTTATTAATATTGCAGATGGCTCAAGAGAGAGGGAAGCGGATAAGGAAGGTTAAGAAGGTTCCTCCACCTCAACATCCAACTACAACAACTGTGACAGATAATATGTTAGCTACATCTACTGTGAGTGAGAATGTGCCAGCAACAACTATTGTGCATGCTTATGTGCGAGCAAGAGCTAACATGCCACCAAGAGCTGATGTGCCACTGCAAGCTAACGTGCCACCACCAGCTAATATGGCCCCAACAACGCATCAACCGCTACCCAACATGGTAAATTGTatttgtcttttcttttcttttctccgtTTTACACGTAAAAATTTGATATTTCAAAGCCAATTCAATTAGAGATATACGATAGGTAAATATATAgaattgttttttatttgtagGGATGCCTTTTATGGGCATTGGTATGAAAAGAAAGCGTGGTAAATCAGGTGGTAAAGCTCTTCAGGACCTTATAAAGGCTAATGGTGGACCCCTGTGTGTTGACTTTCATCCAACCATCCATGTCCCGTCTGATGACATAATTTCTAAAATGTTTACTTCAGAGATAGGAATTACTGTCAGAGGTGGGGCACCAGTATGTCAATATGGTTGGTCTGATGTTGATGAAGATGATAAGAGGGACCTAAGAGAGGATTTGCAGGTGAGTTTATCCTGAATGAAGTTCATGAGAATTAAACTTAGAAGTTTTCTTGTGAGGTGGATTTGTTCcttgttaaaaataaaaaaataaaaaatggtttACTAATAATTTTGATAAGTATACTTGTACATGAGGTAATTTTAAATTTCATATAACTGAACTATAGATTCTTGATCAGGTGTTCTTTGTGGTGGATCTAAGCGTTCCAGTTGTTGTTGCTTATGTCGATTCTAAAATGTCCACTGCTTACTTCCAATTCAAGTCTCGACTGAAGAAGGAGTGGCAAGGATTTGGCTCACCTGAGCTGGGACGAGTAAATCTACCTAATGCAGATCTATGGAATGAGAGGCCTGTCTCGCATTGGCACTGGCTTTGTGACAACATATACACCAACCAGTCTTGCATAGTATGCTTACAttattttctttggttttattATTCAATTATTCTAACTGAAACTTTTACATTGAATGATAATCGATTTTATATAATTAAGGAAATTGCGGAAAAGAATTCTGCTAATCATTATATGCAGCAACATACCCACAGGGTCGGTGCACAACCATACGTGCAACATGCTTTGGCAGCCTCTAAGGTAAATATGAATTAGTTTCAAGTTCAAAAGCAAACTTTAGATGGCCAATTAACTGATTATTCttgatatatgtatatttgtttAATGGAGGAAGGGAAGGAGTTGTAGCTCATAAATAACTGGGGAGAGAAACACAAGGATGATAATCATGAATGGATTAATGAGGTTGCCAAGAAAAAATATGTCACTTGACTAAATTTAGGTTGTGTACACTGCATTATTTTTTGTTGGTGATGATTTCAGCCCTCCGTTCCTCTTGGCCCTTAAAATAAGCTCATTATTCTCTTACCAGATTACTATAGTTTATCATGGATAGTTGAATGTTATCCATTTGGCCAATCTCTCTATCATGTCTTGATCTCTTGATCATTCATCTTTATCTTATTAGTTGCATAACAATAATTTGGgcatctttcttttttctttctttttatttatttatttatttattttgtaagtACTTTCAAAACCATATCATGTCAAACTTTCAGACAATTAAGTACTATGAGGTTATTGCAGTTAATGTAGAAACAGAACATAAGCCAATGAGTAGCAACCAATCTAACTCTAGTGGTAAACTTTTTAAGTGTTGAATCAtgttatttgattttatttattcataattttaattttgttttttaggaGAAGATGGAGGCTGAGAGGATTGCTCTTATAGAGAAGTTGTACCGAGAGGCTCTCGAGGGTACTCCACATGATTCTATCAAACTGACTTTGGAAGCAGAGTTTCCAATAATGGCTAAGGAGCTTGGGAGGAAGGGTAGGATGATCCATGGCATTGGTAACGTCCCTCATATACATTCTAACATACACAAAGTATCTGCATGTGCTGGCACTAATTCTGAGGTACCTGAATTATGTGCTCTTATCAACCAACTTACCATCAACATGCTCAGTATGAAGGAACAAAATGGACACTTGAAGGCTCAAGTAGAAAGCTTATTAAGGCAATCTCCTAGACAGATGAGTGAGGATGACTTCCCCCACCCTAGCACCAACTTCTAAGACTTTGCTTTAGTAGTTTGGGTAAGCATTTGCTGGACTTTAGGTCTGATGTCCCTTTTTGTGCAGTTATGGCTTTTTACCTTGATTATGGTATTGTCCACCAATACTCAAGTAAATCCAATGTGTCCCTTTTGAGAAATGCAAGTTGACACATAACTAAGATGAAGATCGGTGGTGGATTTACTTGAGTTTAGACCTTCTACCTCACTCAAACATATAGGACATCTAACTTAGATTAGTGTAGCAAGTATAGGCTATGCAGCTTCTAACTTTTAATGTATAAATGAACAAATTGATTATATATGAAGCAATTGTTTATATCTAATCTTCTTATAAACTAGTGTATGTCGTAAGCTTAGCTTAAACTTTTAATGtagaatatgaagaatttcttttataattaatttatttttctattagctaaaaaattaatttatattttattagagataaaataattattcaaggaatGCTCGTTCTCAAATTCCTTGCAATAGCTTCCTCAAAAGCAAATGCAAAGACTAATATGCAAAGAAATTTCCTTGTATTTGTTATTCGcataattatattattattaaaatgcaaggaaattcCTTGTATATTAGTCTTTGCATTTggcaaaataatgaaaattctTTGCAAATGGTTTAATGTAAGGACTGATATGCAAAGTAGTTATCCTTACATAATGATAAATGCAAGGACAAATTCCTTGCAAATGAGTGTcaaaaatgcaaggaattttaaATCGTTGCATTTGCTCTTTTGCAAGGGCATCTTTGCAAGGACCCTAgcaataaatttattccttgcatttggtgTTCTGCAAGGAATTTTCACTcttttacaaggaaaaaattccttgcaaaaggcgatttttcttgtagtggacCCATATGCAGAGTTCGAGTGGCCACTACCAAGACATTTTACTATTTATGAATAGTAACTTTTTACTGGTCATCCACGAGGCAAAAACATAGCTAATCGTGCTGCTTCCTGTTTTTGGCCTTTTCCCAGTAAAAGAAGATTCCCTGCCCGAAAAATTGGGACATCAAGGCCTATTTAAGGAGCATCATTCCTTCAATAAATGCAAGTTTGAGTTTTTTTCATTATCTCTAGTTTTGGCATTGGAGCTCATGTATTGAGTAGAATACTGACCATTTTCTTCCTTCATTATAAACACTATCAAAACCCTGCATGCATACTCGGTTTTGAAGTTGTAAGTTTATCTTTCATGTTTTaagtattatttacaatttAAATAAAAGTTACTTTTAGCATGCAAGGCAACTGCAGCTGTAATGCAGTTACAGTTGTACAAGTGCTATTGTCAAGTAGTTATAGTGCGCAACTAAAACTAAGGCTAATGCCTAGTAAGGCCTTCTCCAACCCCTTGGTTTAAAGGGCTAAAGGGCTTTATTTTAGCCCTTTTGGTCTCCAACCCAAACAAGTTAGGGCTAAAATGCTAAAATTTAGGGCCAAAAGGCTAAACAAAGGGGCAAATATAGCCTTTAAGATAGCCCTTTAGCCCTTAGGGCCAAATGGATCAGAAATAAGAGGCCCACCCGTGGTAGTACTGTGTGACATGTGCATGACGTCAGCAACGGCTAGTTGCTGACGTCAGCTAGCCGttgggtcttttttttttttttttttttgacagttGGCTATGTAGCCGTTGGtttgaaataaattttttttaaaaaaaaaaaaaaaaaacttttacactataaatacatatgacttCAACATTCTTTTTCACatcttccttctacttcctcatatatatctctctattctaaattttttattttctccctATTCTTAATCTctcatttattttacttttgtttAAACACTTTCGAAATGAGTTCTAATTGGTTCAATAAGTGGTAAGAAAGGTTACGtgcagaagaggaagaggatgaagaagacaatgaagaagatgaagagatggaAATGCATGCAACACAAGTTATGACGACGGCAGCTACTTGGTTTGCAAATAACCAACTTCGTCCACAACCGCAATGGGGTGGGTCGGTTCCCTGGCGCAAATACATCCCTCGATTTCGCTCCAGTGCGAACGATGATCTTATGCAAAAGTACTTTGTCGAAAATCCAGTGTACCCACCAGAAATATTCAGACGCCGCTACCGAATGAGGCGTGAAGTTTTCCTTCACCTACTAGACGATGTCCAGTCAGTTAACCCCTACTTCAGGCAAAAACGTGACAACAAAGGGCAACTCAGCTTTTCGCCTCATGTGAAATTGACTTGCGCACTCCGAATGATGGCTTACGGACAAGTG
It encodes:
- the LOC112203734 gene encoding uncharacterized protein LOC112203734 codes for the protein MTTAATWFANNQLRPQPQWGGSVPWRKYIPRFRSSANDDLMQKYFVENPVYPPEIFRRRYRMRREVFLHLLDDVQSVNPYFRQKRDNKGQLSFSPHVKLTCALRMMAYGQVVDSLDENFMMAESTTIENFGEFCRTIVTISTSNDIFEHQIEMIWNGSYSEPNDEAFLE
- the LOC121049129 gene encoding uncharacterized protein LOC121049129, whose protein sequence is MEAERIALIEKLYREALEGTPHDSIKLTLEAEFPIMAKELGRKGRMIHGIGNVPHIHSNIHKVSACAGTNSEVPELCALINQLTINMLSMKEQNGHLKAQVESLLRQSPRQMSEDDFPHPSTNF
- the LOC121049199 gene encoding uncharacterized protein LOC121049199; protein product: MAQERGKRIRKVKKVPPPQHPTTTTVTDNMLATSTVSENVPATTIVHAYVRARANMPPRADVPLQANVPPPANMAPTTHQPLPNMVNWMPFMGIGMKRKRGKSGGKALQDLIKANGGPLCVDFHPTIHVPSDDIISKMFTSEIGITVRGGAPVCQYGWSDVDEDDKRDLREDLQVFFVVDLSVPVVVAYVDSKMSTAYFQFKSRLKKEWQGFGSPELGRVNLPNADLWNERPVSHWHWLCDNIYTNQSCIEIAEKNSANHYMQQHTHRVGAQPYVQHALAASKEGKEL